From a single Silene latifolia isolate original U9 population chromosome 6, ASM4854445v1, whole genome shotgun sequence genomic region:
- the LOC141587582 gene encoding uncharacterized protein LOC141587582: MTKGANLSPYFLSTSDKSGDKLMVVELKGDNYDEWSVKMRGALRSKKKTGFIDGTIKKPADGSEDLEDWYMVNAMIVNWIFNTIEPGLGSSITYVEEAKACGTILSNVSALETVQNYIASRARLRLASKGIMRRRKEFKGKQSKLRVHEEAKIGQSRWVFAARRAPSMVVARPKDANNNKDSDSGRPYCEKCKKYGHVIARCFDIIGYPKGWRDIGAGRGGRGGYGNTQGRDTSVNIAQGTETNADSKESYVTVTKKQWDAFMSQNKASNKASSSNVRMTGKADDNNSWLLDFGVTHHMTGYFDALYDVRDIKPCTVSLPNGKFVIASKEGCVNLGGEIKLQNVLFVPDFKCNLVCAFQLCVDLDCEVNFTNKACLIQDRATKKTIGTGEQKGRLYLLTGGTSYTVSAARRNDGDVDVWHRRLGHPLGRVVNFLPFISNKCDKHSSLCDICLKAKQTRK; the protein is encoded by the exons ATGACGAAGGGTGCAAACTTAAGTCCATATTTCCTTTCAACCTCCGATAAATCCGGAGATAAGTTAATGGTTGTTGAATTGAAAGGAGACAATTATGATGAATGGTCGGTCAAAATGCGGGGTGCATTGCGTTCGAAGAAGAAAACCGGTTTCATCGATGGGACGATTAAGAAGCCTGCCGATGGTTCAGAAGACCTTGAAGATTGGTACATGGTCAATGCTATGATTGTCAATTGGATCTTTAACACGATTGAACCAGGGCTTGGTTCATCGATCACATATGTTGAAGAAGCCAAGGCGtgtgggacgatattgagcaacgTTTCAGCATTGGAAACGGTCCAAAATTACATCGCATCAAGGGCTCGATTGCGACTTGCAAGCAAGGGGATAATGAGACG GAGGAAGGAGTTCAAGGGAAAGCAATCCAAGTTGCGGGTGCACGAGGAGGCAAAAATAGGGCAGAGCCGATGGGTTTTTGCAGCACGTAGAGCTCCTTCGATGGTGGTTGCGCGTCCAAAGGACGCCAATAATAACAAGGACTCTGACAGTGGTCGACCATATTGTGAGAAATGCAAGAAATATGGGCATGTAATAGCCCGTTGTTTTGATATCATAGGCTATCCTAAGGGATGGCGTGACATAGGAGCAGGCCGTGGAGGACGCGGTGGTTATGGAAATACACAAGGCAGGGACACTTCTGTCAATATAGCGCAAGGTACGGAGACGAACGCGGACTCTAAAGAAAGTTATGTGACGGTAACAAAGAAGCAGTGGGATGCTTTTATGAGTCAGAATAAGGCTTCGAATAAAGCTTCTTCTTCTAATGTGCGAATGACTGGTAAGGCGGATGATAACAATTCTTGGTTACTCGATTTTGGAGTTACTCATCATATGACGGGATATTTCGATGCTTTATATGATGTGCGAGATATTAAACCATGCACTGTCAGCCTTCCTAATGGGAAATTTGTCATAGCTTCCAAAGAAGGCTGCGTGAATTTGGGTGGAGAAATTAAATTGCAAAATGTTCTATTTGTACCAGATTTTAAATGCAATCTTGTTTGCGCTTTTCAATTATGTGTCGATCTTGACTGTGAAGTGAATTTTACTAATAAGGCTTGTCTTATCCAGGACCGCGCAACGAAGAAGACGATTGGTACGGGTGAACAGAAGGGAAGGCTATATCTCTTGACAGGAGGCACGAGCTACACTGTTTCGGCAGCAAGAAGAAATGACGGAGATGTTGACGTTTGGCATCGTAGACTTGGGCATCCTTTGGGAAGGGTAGTCAATTTTTTGCCTTTCATTAGTAATAAGTGTGATAAACATTCTTCCCTTTGTGATATTTGTTTGAAAGCGAAACAAACTCGAAAATAA